One part of the Mesorhizobium sp. M4B.F.Ca.ET.058.02.1.1 genome encodes these proteins:
- a CDS encoding DUF2314 domain-containing protein, protein MKFLARAVLSLMLALAPVHVHAQGDDKTVMVRSDDPEMTTAIEQARASLDDFLALSEAPPPGTDKFKLKVMIVDGDATEHFWVIPFKRTASGFAGILANEPEIVQNVVYGQYIEFSRDDISDWGYIRDGHQVGSYTVCVMLKKMSEQDADDLRSNYGFDC, encoded by the coding sequence ATGAAGTTCTTAGCCCGCGCGGTGCTGTCCCTGATGCTGGCGCTTGCGCCCGTGCATGTTCACGCCCAAGGCGACGACAAGACCGTCATGGTGCGGTCGGACGATCCGGAGATGACGACGGCGATAGAACAGGCGCGAGCCAGCCTGGATGACTTCCTGGCCTTGTCCGAGGCGCCGCCGCCGGGGACCGACAAATTCAAACTGAAGGTGATGATCGTCGATGGCGATGCGACGGAGCATTTCTGGGTCATCCCCTTCAAGCGCACCGCCTCGGGCTTTGCCGGCATTTTGGCCAACGAGCCCGAGATCGTCCAAAATGTCGTCTACGGCCAGTATATCGAATTCTCCCGCGACGACATTTCCGACTGGGGTTACATCAGAGACGGCCATCAGGTCGGCAGCTACACCGTCTGCGTGATGCTGAAGAAGATGTCCGAGCAGGATGCGGATGATTTGCGCAGCAATTACGGCTTCGACTGCTGA
- a CDS encoding SemiSWEET transporter, translating into MHPAIEIIGAFAALITTLGWIPQVAKVARERRAGDISLFATGSIATGVFLWTLYGLLIGSWPVILANGVTFLFVIAILGMKLRFG; encoded by the coding sequence TTGCATCCCGCAATTGAAATCATCGGCGCGTTTGCCGCGCTCATCACCACGCTTGGCTGGATTCCGCAGGTCGCCAAGGTGGCGCGCGAGCGCCGCGCCGGCGACATCTCGCTGTTCGCCACCGGCTCCATCGCCACCGGCGTCTTCCTGTGGACGCTTTACGGCCTGCTGATCGGCTCCTGGCCGGTCATCCTCGCCAATGGCGTCACCTTCCTGTTCGTGATCGCCATCCTCGGCATGAAGCTGCGCTTCGGTTGA
- a CDS encoding diacylglycerol kinase family protein, whose product MKVGVVLNPIAGGGRLKRHWPEVSASLKEHFGGYELRETQAEGDAERLALDLAASGFDLVIAAGGDGTASETADGLLQAFDETGRVCELGLLPCGTGIDFARGLGLPRDIDATLKHIAEAKPRKIDAGRICYIDDHGALASRHFINIASLGLSGATDRAVNADKRKGKVSAKALFFWRTVVEFMRYRFQDVRITVDDGRPVEARMALVAVANGKFFGGGMMIAPDAELGDGAFDIVILRAASKLRLIWDIRLLYGGRHRNHPAITILRGKKVVVEPLGDVEKNGALVDIDGESPGRIPATFEILPEALTLRY is encoded by the coding sequence TTGAAGGTCGGGGTGGTTCTCAATCCGATTGCCGGTGGCGGCCGGCTGAAGCGGCACTGGCCGGAGGTCAGCGCTTCGCTGAAGGAGCATTTTGGTGGCTATGAGCTGCGCGAGACGCAGGCCGAAGGCGATGCCGAAAGGCTGGCGCTCGACCTCGCCGCCAGCGGCTTCGACCTGGTCATCGCAGCGGGCGGCGATGGAACGGCCAGCGAAACGGCGGACGGGCTGCTGCAGGCATTCGACGAAACCGGCCGGGTATGCGAGCTCGGCCTCTTGCCCTGCGGCACCGGCATCGACTTTGCCCGCGGGCTCGGCCTGCCGCGCGACATCGATGCCACGCTGAAGCACATCGCCGAAGCCAAGCCGCGCAAGATCGATGCCGGGCGCATCTGTTACATCGACGATCATGGCGCGCTGGCCAGCCGCCATTTTATCAACATTGCCAGCCTTGGGCTTTCAGGGGCGACCGACCGCGCGGTCAATGCCGACAAGCGCAAGGGCAAGGTCTCTGCCAAGGCGCTGTTCTTCTGGCGCACCGTGGTGGAGTTCATGCGCTACCGCTTCCAGGACGTCAGGATCACTGTCGATGACGGCCGGCCGGTCGAAGCGCGGATGGCGCTGGTGGCGGTGGCCAACGGAAAGTTCTTCGGCGGCGGCATGATGATCGCGCCCGACGCGGAACTCGGCGACGGCGCCTTCGACATCGTAATCCTGCGTGCGGCGAGCAAGCTGAGGCTGATCTGGGACATCCGGCTGCTCTATGGCGGACGGCACCGCAACCATCCGGCGATCACCATCCTGCGCGGCAAGAAAGTGGTTGTCGAACCGCTCGGCGATGTGGAAAAGAACGGCGCGCTGGTCGACATAGATGGTGAGTCGCCGGGCCGGATACCGGCGACGTTCGAGATCCTGCCCGAAGCGCTGACGCTCAGATACTGA
- a CDS encoding NAD(P)-dependent oxidoreductase has protein sequence MTARPAYAFIGLGHLGGHLAASLVRDGFAVTVFDRDPATVERLVGLGANAASSPAEAAARAGNAVTCLPSPKVSETVLAGPGGLLEGLPKDGTWIEMSTNGRDEIVRLAALASARGIETLECPVTGGVHLAAAGRITALVGGDAVLYERHRPAIEAMCAKSFLMGPIGSAAVIKVITNMLAFIHLVAAGEALMLAKQGGLDLAQAYHAIVASSGNSFVHETESQLVLNGSYDIGFTMDLALKDLGFALRMGKDFGVPLDLAARVNAIFEQGKEAYGGGAWSTQIVKLLEEAVGTDLRAPGFPSKLEI, from the coding sequence GTGACCGCGCGGCCCGCTTACGCCTTCATCGGCCTTGGCCATCTTGGCGGCCACCTCGCCGCCAGCCTGGTCCGCGACGGCTTTGCCGTCACCGTCTTCGACCGCGACCCGGCAACCGTCGAGCGTCTGGTTGGGCTCGGCGCCAATGCCGCGAGCAGCCCGGCCGAGGCCGCCGCCCGCGCCGGCAATGCCGTCACCTGCCTGCCCTCGCCCAAGGTCAGCGAGACAGTGCTCGCCGGTCCCGGCGGATTGCTCGAAGGTCTGCCGAAGGACGGCACCTGGATCGAGATGTCGACCAACGGCCGCGACGAGATTGTGCGGCTCGCGGCACTGGCCTCAGCCAGGGGCATCGAGACGCTCGAATGTCCGGTCACCGGCGGCGTGCATCTGGCGGCGGCAGGCAGGATCACGGCCTTGGTCGGTGGTGATGCCGTGCTTTACGAGCGGCACCGGCCGGCCATCGAGGCGATGTGCGCAAAATCCTTCCTGATGGGTCCGATCGGCTCGGCGGCAGTGATCAAGGTCATCACCAACATGCTGGCTTTCATCCATCTTGTCGCCGCCGGCGAGGCGCTGATGCTGGCCAAGCAGGGCGGGCTGGACCTCGCCCAGGCCTACCACGCCATCGTCGCCTCCTCCGGCAACAGCTTCGTCCACGAGACCGAAAGCCAGCTGGTGCTCAACGGATCCTACGATATTGGCTTCACCATGGACCTGGCGCTGAAGGACCTCGGCTTCGCGCTTCGTATGGGCAAGGATTTCGGCGTGCCGCTTGATCTCGCCGCCCGCGTCAACGCGATCTTCGAGCAAGGCAAGGAAGCCTATGGCGGTGGCGCCTGGTCGACGCAGATCGTCAAGCTGCTCGAGGAGGCAGTCGGCACCGATCTGCGCGCGCCCGGATTCCCGTCCAAGCTTGAAATCTGA
- a CDS encoding mandelate racemase/muconate lactonizing enzyme family protein: MKITDVKTWVVGNPPPGIGGKYFIFVKLTTDGDVVGYGEAYNATFSGHVTARMIEDMAERYLIGRDPHDIENLFRRIYSSGFTQRPDVSGMGCFSALEMACWDIIGKEADKPVYKLLGGQVHETLRSYTYLYPHTGSVHSEDARGKNVYNDPEMAAACALEYVEQGFNAVKLDPAGPYTAFDGHQPRLIDIDLSARMVKAIREAVGNRADILFGTHGQFTASGALRLARAIEPYDPLWFEEPVPPDMPEVMAQVARGTSIPIATGERLTTKFEFARVIENRAATILQPDLGRSGGILETKKIAAMAEAYHIQVAPHCYCGPIVGAANIQLAVTLSNFLILESLKQWDGFHATLLKKKIEWQDGNVIPSKEPGLGVELNEAVCDAHPYSGKELHLQMMQTPLMP, translated from the coding sequence ATGAAGATCACCGACGTCAAGACCTGGGTTGTCGGCAACCCGCCGCCCGGCATCGGCGGCAAGTATTTCATCTTCGTCAAGCTCACCACCGATGGCGACGTGGTCGGCTATGGCGAGGCCTACAATGCCACCTTCTCCGGCCACGTCACCGCAAGGATGATCGAAGACATGGCCGAGCGTTACCTCATCGGCCGCGACCCGCACGACATCGAGAATCTCTTCCGCCGCATCTATTCCTCCGGCTTCACCCAGCGCCCGGACGTTTCCGGCATGGGCTGCTTCTCGGCGCTCGAAATGGCCTGCTGGGATATCATCGGCAAGGAAGCCGACAAGCCGGTCTACAAATTGCTCGGCGGCCAGGTGCACGAGACGCTGCGCTCCTACACCTACCTCTACCCGCACACTGGCAGCGTCCATTCCGAGGACGCGCGCGGCAAGAATGTCTACAACGACCCGGAGATGGCCGCCGCCTGCGCGCTCGAATATGTCGAGCAGGGCTTCAACGCCGTCAAGCTCGACCCGGCCGGCCCCTACACCGCCTTCGACGGCCACCAGCCGCGCCTAATCGACATCGACCTCTCTGCCCGTATGGTGAAGGCGATCCGCGAGGCCGTCGGAAACAGGGCGGACATCCTGTTCGGCACACATGGCCAATTCACCGCTTCGGGCGCGCTGCGGCTTGCCCGCGCCATCGAGCCCTATGACCCGCTATGGTTCGAGGAGCCGGTGCCGCCCGACATGCCCGAGGTGATGGCGCAGGTGGCGCGCGGTACGTCGATCCCGATTGCCACCGGCGAGCGGCTGACGACCAAGTTCGAGTTCGCTCGCGTCATCGAGAACCGCGCCGCGACCATCTTGCAGCCGGACCTTGGCCGCTCCGGCGGCATACTGGAAACCAAGAAGATCGCCGCCATGGCCGAGGCCTACCACATCCAGGTCGCGCCGCACTGTTATTGCGGGCCGATCGTCGGCGCCGCCAACATCCAGTTGGCCGTGACGCTGTCGAACTTCCTGATCCTGGAATCGCTGAAGCAATGGGACGGTTTTCACGCCACGTTGCTGAAGAAGAAGATCGAGTGGCAGGATGGCAACGTCATCCCGTCGAAGGAGCCCGGCCTCGGCGTCGAGCTCAATGAGGCGGTCTGCGACGCGCATCCCTACAGCGGCAAGGAACTGCATCTGCAGATGATGCAGACGCCGTTGATGCCGTGA
- a CDS encoding GMC family oxidoreductase N-terminal domain-containing protein: MQTYDFIIVGSGSAGSVLAERLSASGRFSVLVLEAGGTDRRFYVQMPLGYGKTFFDPAVNWNYKAEPDPGLGGNADHWPRGKLLGGSSSINAMVYIRGAREDFDAWAAAGNPGWSYDDLLPAFKALEDNEAGANQWRGVGGPLRITDCSDAVHPLTKRYLAAAQQAGLPFNPDFNGASQEGVGIYQITTKDGRRMSTARAFLRPAMRRKNIRVETNALATKIVFEGKRAVGVEYQQNGETRTAHAGREVILSGGSINSPQLLQLSGVGPSALLGDLGIPLIHANENVGANLQDHVGINYTFKGRLPTLNQILRPWWGKLMVGMQYILFRSGPLSLSMNNAGGFFRTDPTLARPNMQLYFQAFSTVIPKSGERPILTPDPWPGFSIGLSNCRPSSRGEIMIRSKNPRDYPRITPHAYSTNADVDEMLAAVKFVRKIAAMPAMAEIIEEEVLPGPSITSDADLIEDFRKRSGTVYHPVSTCRMGPDASRAVVDPRLMVHGIAGLRVIDASIFPDNITGNTNAASILTGWKGAELVLEDQK; this comes from the coding sequence ATGCAGACCTATGATTTCATCATCGTCGGCTCCGGCTCGGCCGGTTCGGTGCTTGCCGAAAGACTGTCGGCATCGGGCCGTTTCTCGGTCCTGGTGCTGGAGGCCGGCGGCACCGACCGCCGCTTCTACGTCCAGATGCCGCTCGGCTACGGCAAGACCTTCTTCGACCCGGCCGTCAACTGGAACTATAAAGCGGAGCCCGATCCTGGCCTTGGCGGAAACGCCGACCACTGGCCGCGCGGCAAGCTGCTCGGCGGGTCGAGCTCGATCAACGCCATGGTGTATATCAGGGGGGCGCGCGAGGATTTCGACGCCTGGGCAGCCGCCGGCAATCCAGGTTGGAGCTACGACGACCTGCTCCCCGCCTTCAAGGCGCTGGAGGACAATGAAGCCGGCGCCAACCAGTGGCGCGGTGTCGGCGGCCCGTTGCGCATCACCGATTGCTCGGACGCGGTGCATCCGCTGACGAAGCGCTACCTGGCGGCCGCCCAACAGGCCGGCCTGCCGTTCAATCCGGACTTCAACGGCGCCTCCCAGGAAGGCGTCGGCATCTATCAGATCACCACCAAGGACGGCCGCCGCATGTCGACCGCCCGCGCCTTCCTGCGCCCGGCGATGCGGAGAAAAAATATCCGCGTCGAGACAAACGCGCTGGCGACGAAAATCGTGTTCGAGGGCAAGCGCGCCGTCGGTGTCGAATATCAGCAGAACGGCGAGACCAGGACCGCGCACGCTGGCCGTGAGGTCATCCTGTCCGGCGGCTCCATCAACTCGCCGCAGCTGCTGCAGCTCTCCGGTGTCGGCCCGTCGGCGCTGCTCGGAGACCTCGGCATTCCGCTCATCCACGCCAACGAGAATGTCGGCGCGAACCTGCAGGACCATGTCGGCATCAACTACACGTTCAAGGGCAGGCTGCCGACGCTGAACCAGATCCTGCGCCCCTGGTGGGGCAAGCTCATGGTCGGCATGCAGTACATCCTGTTCCGGTCCGGGCCGCTGTCGCTGTCGATGAACAATGCCGGCGGTTTCTTCCGCACCGACCCGACCCTGGCGCGGCCGAACATGCAGCTCTATTTCCAGGCCTTCTCCACCGTCATTCCGAAGAGCGGTGAGCGCCCGATCCTGACCCCCGACCCGTGGCCCGGCTTCTCGATCGGCCTTTCCAACTGCCGCCCGTCGAGCCGCGGCGAGATCATGATCCGCTCCAAGAACCCGCGCGACTATCCCCGGATCACGCCGCATGCCTATTCGACCAACGCCGATGTCGACGAGATGCTGGCGGCGGTGAAGTTCGTGCGTAAGATCGCCGCGATGCCGGCGATGGCCGAGATCATCGAGGAGGAGGTTTTGCCCGGCCCGTCGATCACGTCGGACGCCGACTTGATTGAGGATTTCAGGAAGCGCTCGGGCACCGTCTACCATCCGGTCTCAACCTGCCGCATGGGACCTGACGCCTCGCGCGCCGTCGTCGATCCGCGCCTCATGGTGCACGGGATTGCCGGCCTGCGCGTCATCGATGCTTCGATCTTTCCCGACAACATCACCGGCAACACCAACGCCGCCTCGATCCTCACCGGATGGAAAGGCGCCGAACTGGTTTTGGAGGATCAGAAATGA
- a CDS encoding phosphoribosylaminoimidazolesuccinocarboxamide synthase — MRTLSDAFIPELPGYYKGKVRENYDLPDGRRIIIATDRLSAFDIILASIPFKGEILTQTARYWFEETADICPNHVLEYPDPNVVVGTRLDILPVEIVVRGYLAGTTSTSILTRYRKGERTMYGMNLPDGLRDNERLAEPVITPTSKAADGGHDEPLSKAEILEQGLLTPAQWDTVSDYALRLFARGQARAAERGLILADTKYEFGTDKSGAIILADEIHTPDSSRYWIAASYEDAFASGGRPESFDKDFIRSWVAARCDPYRDPIPTIPDEIVAQASQVYAQAYEAITGKEFVPDVSGATVLDRIRANLERYF, encoded by the coding sequence ATGCGTACCCTCTCCGATGCCTTCATCCCGGAACTGCCCGGTTACTACAAGGGCAAGGTCCGCGAAAACTACGACCTGCCGGACGGCAGGCGCATCATCATCGCCACCGATCGCCTCAGCGCCTTCGACATCATCCTGGCCTCGATCCCGTTCAAGGGCGAGATCCTCACCCAGACCGCCCGCTACTGGTTCGAGGAAACGGCCGACATCTGCCCGAACCATGTTCTCGAATACCCCGACCCGAACGTCGTCGTCGGCACAAGGCTCGATATCCTGCCGGTCGAGATCGTCGTGCGCGGCTATCTGGCGGGAACCACCAGCACCTCGATCCTGACCAGGTACCGGAAGGGCGAGCGGACCATGTATGGAATGAACCTGCCGGACGGCTTGCGCGACAATGAGAGATTGGCCGAGCCGGTGATCACCCCGACGAGCAAGGCCGCGGATGGCGGCCATGACGAGCCGCTGTCGAAGGCCGAGATCCTCGAACAGGGACTTCTTACGCCAGCACAGTGGGATACGGTGTCGGACTACGCCTTGCGGCTGTTCGCCCGCGGCCAGGCGCGAGCCGCCGAACGCGGCCTGATCCTGGCCGATACGAAATATGAATTCGGCACCGACAAGAGCGGGGCCATAATCCTGGCCGACGAAATCCATACGCCGGACAGCAGCCGGTACTGGATTGCGGCGAGCTACGAAGATGCCTTCGCGAGCGGTGGGCGGCCGGAGAGTTTCGACAAGGATTTCATCCGGTCATGGGTCGCGGCGCGCTGCGATCCTTACAGGGATCCGATCCCGACGATACCGGACGAGATCGTCGCACAGGCTTCGCAGGTCTATGCGCAGGCCTATGAGGCGATCACCGGCAAGGAATTCGTCCCCGACGTTTCCGGGGCTACCGTGCTCGATCGCATCCGCGCGAACCTCGAGCGCTACTTTTAG
- a CDS encoding acyl-CoA thioesterase — protein MVHYADGRPIGDLTLRTLAMPSDANAAGDIFGGWVMAQMDLACGIRAAERAKGRVVTAAVKEMSFAKPMKIGDTLCIYTHVERVGRTSMALKVEAWAQRYLSDLMEKVTHADFVMVALDGEGKPKAVPAEG, from the coding sequence ATGGTGCACTACGCGGACGGACGGCCGATCGGCGACCTGACACTGCGGACGCTGGCCATGCCGTCCGACGCCAACGCGGCTGGCGATATCTTCGGCGGCTGGGTGATGGCGCAGATGGACCTTGCCTGCGGCATCCGCGCCGCCGAGCGCGCCAAGGGCCGCGTGGTGACGGCGGCGGTCAAGGAGATGTCCTTCGCCAAGCCGATGAAGATCGGCGACACGCTCTGCATCTACACCCATGTCGAGCGCGTCGGCCGCACCTCGATGGCGCTCAAGGTCGAGGCCTGGGCGCAGCGCTATCTGTCCGACCTGATGGAGAAGGTCACCCATGCCGATTTCGTCATGGTGGCGCTGGACGGCGAGGGCAAGCCGAAGGCGGTTCCGGCCGAAGGCTAA
- a CDS encoding helix-turn-helix domain-containing protein — MLLRHPHITEDCRAVSEILQRVGDKWTVLVVGKLGDGPLRFNELRAAVGGISQKMLTTTLRGLERDGFVIRTVFPTIPPRVDYELTELGHELLVPVSALGAWARRNTARVRAAREKFDGLHG; from the coding sequence TTGTTACTGAGGCACCCGCATATCACCGAAGACTGTCGCGCCGTGTCGGAAATCCTGCAGCGCGTCGGCGACAAATGGACCGTTCTGGTGGTCGGCAAGCTCGGCGACGGACCGCTGCGCTTCAATGAACTGCGCGCCGCCGTCGGCGGCATTTCGCAGAAGATGCTGACCACCACATTGCGCGGTCTGGAGCGCGATGGCTTCGTCATCCGCACCGTCTTCCCGACCATCCCGCCGCGCGTCGACTACGAGCTGACAGAGCTTGGCCACGAGCTGTTGGTCCCCGTCAGCGCGCTCGGCGCATGGGCGCGCAGGAACACCGCCAGGGTCAGGGCCGCGCGCGAGAAATTCGACGGTCTGCACGGCTGA
- a CDS encoding NADPH-dependent FMN reductase, which produces MSKPKIAIIVGSTRAARFADVPTEWIAKIAKAHADIDVEVVDLRDFPLPFFDEVASSAWAPSQNEVAQRWQKKVASFDGFIFTAAEYNHGPTGVLKNAIDYAANEWNKKPAGFVGYGSVGGSRAVEQLRLYAVELQMAPVKSAVHIAWGDFLAVRQGEKKLEDLEHLNQAAAALVNDVAWWAKVLKAARAADAIAEEAKAA; this is translated from the coding sequence ATGTCCAAGCCCAAAATCGCCATTATCGTCGGTTCGACGCGCGCCGCACGCTTCGCCGACGTGCCGACCGAGTGGATCGCCAAGATCGCCAAGGCGCATGCAGACATCGACGTCGAAGTCGTCGACCTGCGCGACTTCCCGCTGCCGTTCTTCGACGAGGTCGCTTCCTCCGCCTGGGCGCCGTCGCAGAACGAGGTGGCGCAGCGCTGGCAGAAGAAGGTCGCCTCTTTCGACGGCTTCATCTTCACCGCCGCCGAGTACAATCACGGCCCGACGGGTGTGCTGAAGAACGCCATCGACTACGCCGCCAACGAGTGGAACAAGAAGCCGGCCGGTTTCGTCGGCTATGGCAGCGTCGGCGGCTCGCGCGCCGTCGAACAGCTCCGCCTCTACGCCGTCGAGCTGCAGATGGCGCCGGTCAAGTCGGCGGTCCATATCGCCTGGGGCGATTTCCTGGCGGTTCGCCAGGGCGAGAAGAAGCTCGAGGATCTCGAGCATCTGAACCAGGCCGCCGCGGCGCTCGTCAACGACGTCGCCTGGTGGGCCAAGGTGCTCAAGGCGGCCCGCGCGGCCGACGCGATCGCCGAGGAAGCCAAGGCGGCCTGA
- a CDS encoding zinc-binding dehydrogenase, with protein MRQLFDLAAGGLLGVTSGGRFPLDQAGAAHRLIKERRSTGKIVLVA; from the coding sequence TTGCGCCAGCTTTTCGATTTGGCTGCCGGCGGCCTGTTGGGTGTCACGTCCGGTGGCCGCTTCCCACTCGACCAGGCCGGTGCGGCTCACCGCCTTATCAAGGAGCGCCGCTCGACAGGTAAGATCGTGCTGGTGGCGTGA
- a CDS encoding glucoamylase family protein: MDASSDHKLNEELLSSIQRLSFDYFLKEANPANGLIADRNTPASPASIAAVGLALSAYPVGVERGFMTRDAAVERTIATLRFFWNAPHGPEPDATGYKGFYYHFLDMKTGRRVWKCELSTVDTALLLAGVLAAGAYFDADDESELEIRRLADALYRRADWRWAQDGGATVSHGWRPEKGFLRYRWQGYDEAVILYVLGLASPTHPLPPESYAAWLSTYKWKKIYGRELVYAGPLFVHQFSHVWIDFRGIRDAFMHRHGTDYFENSRQATYLQRDYAIRNPKGFVGYDENCWGVTASDGPGLKKLPLTIGGRRFFGYLARGAPFGPDDGTLSPWAAITSLPFAPEIVLPVLRHFREIDLHEGNPYGFTASFNPTIAAADGRACGWVSPDHVGINQGPIALMIENYRSDFLWRLMRRVPAIATGLRRAGFSGGWL; the protein is encoded by the coding sequence ATGGATGCATCGAGCGACCACAAGCTGAACGAGGAACTTCTCTCCAGCATCCAGCGCCTGTCCTTCGATTACTTTCTCAAGGAGGCCAACCCGGCAAATGGCCTGATCGCCGACCGCAACACGCCGGCGTCGCCCGCCAGCATCGCCGCCGTCGGGCTCGCCTTGTCGGCCTATCCCGTCGGCGTCGAGCGTGGGTTCATGACCCGCGACGCTGCCGTTGAACGGACGATCGCCACGCTTCGCTTCTTCTGGAACGCGCCGCACGGGCCAGAACCCGACGCCACCGGCTACAAGGGCTTCTACTATCATTTCCTTGACATGAAGACAGGCCGCCGCGTCTGGAAGTGCGAGCTGTCCACGGTCGACACGGCACTTCTGCTTGCCGGCGTGCTGGCAGCCGGCGCCTATTTTGACGCCGACGACGAATCCGAACTGGAAATCCGCCGGCTTGCCGATGCGCTCTATCGCCGCGCCGACTGGCGCTGGGCGCAGGATGGCGGCGCTACCGTCAGCCATGGCTGGCGGCCCGAGAAGGGCTTCCTGCGCTACCGCTGGCAAGGCTATGACGAGGCGGTGATCCTCTATGTGCTGGGCCTCGCCTCGCCGACCCATCCGCTGCCGCCCGAGTCCTATGCGGCCTGGCTTTCCACTTACAAGTGGAAGAAGATCTATGGCCGGGAACTGGTCTATGCCGGGCCGCTCTTCGTCCACCAGTTCTCACATGTCTGGATCGATTTCCGCGGCATCCGCGATGCCTTCATGCACAGGCACGGCACCGACTATTTCGAGAACAGCCGCCAGGCGACCTACCTGCAGCGCGACTACGCCATCCGCAATCCGAAGGGCTTCGTCGGCTATGACGAGAATTGCTGGGGCGTCACCGCCAGTGATGGCCCGGGCCTGAAAAAGCTCCCTCTGACGATCGGCGGCCGACGCTTCTTCGGCTATCTGGCGCGCGGCGCGCCTTTCGGTCCGGATGACGGCACCTTGTCGCCCTGGGCGGCGATTACCTCATTGCCGTTTGCGCCCGAGATCGTGCTGCCGGTGCTCCGCCATTTCCGCGAGATCGACCTGCACGAGGGCAACCCTTACGGCTTCACCGCCAGCTTCAATCCGACAATCGCCGCTGCCGACGGCCGCGCCTGCGGCTGGGTATCGCCGGACCATGTCGGCATCAACCAGGGGCCGATCGCGCTGATGATCGAGAACTACCGGTCGGACTTCCTGTGGCGGCTCATGCGCCGCGTACCGGCCATCGCCACGGGCCTGCGACGAGCCGGATTTTCGGGTGGCTGGCTGTGA
- a CDS encoding DMT family transporter — protein MSEAVKTSSLTGVVSPMIPVLVCALAIFLLSGMDAAMKTLVIAVGVYNTVLWRGLLATAVAGAAWSAGSCSLPTIAVLRLHALRAMVVGIVLISFFWGLGRLPLAEAVGLSFVAPLIALFLAALLLGERVRREAIWASIAGIVGVAIIVSRQFGQASYSQDALLGTAAVLVSTVFYGYNLILARQQALVAKPVEIMFFQSLAVAIILGLAAPWLAVALPANLWLPLAGVTALSLAGQFLMSWSYARAEAQYLIPTEYSAFIWAIAFGWFFFDEAVTWTTLAGACLIVAGCLIAARANPKLAEPIEAAV, from the coding sequence ATGAGTGAAGCCGTGAAGACATCCAGCCTGACAGGCGTCGTTTCCCCGATGATTCCGGTGCTCGTATGCGCGCTCGCCATCTTCCTGCTTTCCGGGATGGATGCGGCGATGAAGACGCTGGTTATCGCCGTGGGCGTCTACAATACGGTGCTGTGGCGCGGCTTGCTCGCGACTGCAGTCGCGGGCGCAGCTTGGTCAGCGGGATCGTGCTCGCTGCCAACCATTGCGGTGCTGAGGCTACATGCCCTGCGGGCCATGGTTGTCGGCATCGTCCTGATATCATTCTTCTGGGGGCTTGGCAGGCTGCCACTCGCGGAGGCCGTCGGGCTCAGCTTCGTTGCGCCGTTGATCGCTCTCTTCCTCGCCGCGTTGTTGCTGGGCGAGCGAGTCCGGCGGGAGGCAATCTGGGCATCGATCGCCGGCATCGTTGGCGTGGCGATCATCGTGTCGCGCCAGTTCGGGCAGGCAAGCTATTCGCAAGACGCCCTGCTGGGCACGGCGGCGGTGCTCGTATCGACGGTGTTCTACGGCTACAACCTGATCCTCGCCCGGCAACAGGCGCTGGTGGCCAAACCAGTCGAGATCATGTTCTTCCAGAGCTTGGCCGTTGCAATCATCCTCGGCCTCGCCGCGCCGTGGCTCGCCGTCGCCCTGCCAGCCAATCTTTGGCTTCCCTTGGCCGGAGTGACAGCGCTGTCGCTTGCCGGCCAATTCCTGATGAGCTGGTCCTACGCCCGCGCCGAAGCGCAATATCTCATTCCAACGGAATATTCGGCCTTCATCTGGGCGATCGCGTTTGGCTGGTTCTTCTTCGACGAGGCGGTCACCTGGACGACGCTCGCGGGAGCATGCCTGATCGTCGCCGGCTGCCTGATCGCCGCGCGGGCAAACCCGAAACTTGCCGAGCCGATCGAGGCAGCCGTTTGA